A stretch of DNA from Candidatus Abyssobacteria bacterium SURF_5:
ATGGCGAGAACTTTCCTTCGCCTCAAGGCGCTGTACCGAATTGATTCGATTCGGAAGATGTACAGTTTCATCAACAACTACAAATTGTACGTCCTGGAAAAGCAGACTTTCGGAGAACAGCACCTGTAGCTTTATTCTGCGGCTTTGGCAGGTTGTATCCGTTCGATCCCGCTCAACGGCTGTCGTGCGCGCGTTATCGATAGCGCGAGGAAGGCGGCCCCTACCATCAAAAGCGTGAAGAAATAGAAGACCGGCCGGTACGTCTCGAACACGTCAAAGAAATATCCGGCGCCGACCGGACCCGCGGCCCCTCCGAGATTCGCCATGATATTGAGGACCCCAAAGATGGCGCCGAAGTTCTTCATTCCCAAGCCTTCCGCGGTCAACATCGGATTGATCACCAGTGGAGCGCCGCATGCGAACCCGTACAGCACGGCAAACGCGATCACGACAGCATAAAATTGAGCGAACGCCAGCAATACAATAGAGATTGAAAGCAGGAAACATGCAATGGCCATTGCGTATTTTGCGCCCCACCGATCGGCGATCGGGCCAAAGGCAAGTTTCCCCAGGATCATCACGCCCATCACGATGCTCCACGAAAGAGCGGCACTCGATGGCGAATATCCTTGATCCGTCAAATAGGCGACGCTGTGATTTCCCAACCCGCCGGTAACGAGGCCGATAAGGAGCATGATCGCGGCGATCTGCCAGAATATCTTTAGGGAAAAAGCCTCTTTGACTCCGACGCCCCAATTCTCGTCGTTACCCGTTGGGTCGGCTGAAGGATCGCGGTACGGCTCAAGCCCCACTTCCGACGGCCGCGTTCGTATCAGGAAGAGCACGACGGGAATCACAATCAACAAGATGGTTGCGCCGCTCCACACGAATGCAGTCCGCCAGCCGTAGTTGAGGATTATCCAGTTCGCAACCCAGGACATCAGCATGCCGCCCACGCTCGTGCCGACAAAGGCAAAGCCCATTGCCGTTCCGCGGCGCGAGACGAACCAATTGGAGATGATAAAGGAACAGGGAATAATCGTGGCGCACATCAGTCCGCCCCCGATCAGGGCGAAGATGATATAGAGTTGCCACAGGTGTTGAATGCGGCTGCCGGCCAAGAGCCCGACGCCGATGACTGCGGCGCCGAAAGCCATGATCGGCCTTGCGCCGAACCGGTCAATCATCTTTCCTGCGACCGGCGCCGAGAGCGTGGTGCCAATTGCCCCCATCAGTAACGCGAGCGCCAAATCGCCGCGGCTCCACTTCATGCTCTCGGCGATCGGTTTGAAGAAGATCGGGAACGTGTTGAGCACCATCCCCCAGAGCAGGAATAGAACGATGAAACACGCGCCGACGATATAGTATCCGTAATAGATTTTGGAAGCGGGAGCCGCTTTCATTGATTCGTCCCTTTCCCTGTCATTTTGTTGTTTCTTCTCCGGGCCGGTACTCGCGCTCGAGGTGCTTGCGGATTTCGGCCTCATCCATCCAGACCGGCTTCATTTCGCAGCGGGCGAAAAGAGGCGCCTGATCGGCGTAATGCGGCGAGTCTTTGTCGAGAGTCGCGCTGCCATACTGGTGGATGCTTCGGGAACTGATTTTTCCGTCGGCGTCCCACGTAACCAGCAGCACCAGCGAATCTCCGGCTACCGCAGTCATGCAGCCATCCTGGAAACTTCCGCCATTGACGGCATGAAGGACGTCCGGCCCGCCGCTCAGGCCGATGTCCAGCTCGCCCCGGCGCATGCGGTTGACGGTGCTCCACGGCACGTCGATCCGCCCGTATGTCCGCTTCAGCTCATGTGCAGCCTTGACGAACGTCTGCATCAGGTCGGGCGGCTCCTTGCCGTCATGCTTTGCCCGAAGGACCGGATACACCGACAGCACGCCGATCGCGGCGCCGGTGTTTTCCGCGTCGGTTTGCAGGTCCCATGCCCGCAACACCTGGAGCGCCTCATTGATTACAGGGTCATCGGACGGCGCCGACTCGAGTATTTGGCGGAGGCATTTGGCAAGCTCAGATTTTTCCGAGTACTGCAGGTCGAACTTGTACGCGTAGAATTCCTGCTCGGTGATCGAGTCGTCGCTCCCGAAGAGCTCGAGTGCGCGAAGGGCGCGGTTGGTCATGTGGGTTTCGAGGCCGAAGACAGGCGAATAATCCCTGAGGCGCGGGTTCTCCGGACCGATGGTTGTTTGAAAGGGGGTGCTGTTGCAGTTCTGGAAGAAGCCGGAGGACGGGTTCAGCATCTGGGGAAGCCGGTCAAAGGGCAAATACTCAGTCCACAGCGTTTCGGAAGTGTTGCCGGGCATATACTGTTTCCAATCATACCCTTCGACGCGCAGAGGGAGAAGCGCATTATAGAGGTAGTATATATTTCCCTCACGGTCGGCATATCCGAAATTGAACATGGGAATCGACATCATGCGCATGGCGTCGAGCCACTCCGAGAAAGTGCGCGCCTTGTTCATGCGGTACCACTGCTCCACCTGACGGATGTCGTCGATGCCGGCATACCGGATGGCATAGGTCCCATGCGGGCGCCGAACGACCGGCCCGTACTCCGACCACAAAAACTCCTGCTTGACGTTTATCAAGAAAGGCCCAATTTTCACCCGAATCGGTTCAATTCGCTTTTCGAGGTCCTTCCATTCCCCGTCCATCAAATACTGATATGGATTTTTTGGATTGATGTCGAGCACATAAATGTCGGCAAGGTCAGGCCAATTCACCGTCGATGCCCAACCCAGGTGGTGGTTGTGCCCGAGCAGAATGATAGGGCTGCCGGGGAAAATGCCGCCGGCCACGTCCCATCCTTCATTACTGTGAACGTGGGCTTCATACCAGGTCACCGGCCCTTCCCACGGCTGATGCGAATTTATCGCCAGATGTGTTTTGCCGTCGGTTGAGCGGGCGGGGCCGACTGCGAACGTGTTCGAGCCGAATTCGCAAGCGGGCAAGAAGGAAAATGGGCGCGCATGTGAGGCGATTTTGGCGGATATAGCGTGCTTTCGCTCAGTCCCATACAACTCGGCGAGGTCGCGATCGAGCCCGAAGAACAGCGGAACCTTATAGGCGAAGCCAGCCACGATATCCTTTCCCGACACCGGAAACATATCCGCCTTCACGACAGACGGGTGAAGGCTGACATAGTAATTGACGCCCTCCGCGTACGCTTCACAAAGAGCACGAGTCTCCGGGCTCAGATCGGTCTCGTACTTCTCGTTGACAGAATCCCAAATGCGCAACAGGCGCACCAGATAATCATTCGGGGCGGTTCTGCGCCCGTAGACCGACGCCAGTTCCCCGCGCGTCGCCAACAGTACGTCCTGCATGGTTTCAAAGTCGTCTTCCGCATGCGCATAGGCGAGGCCGAAGGCGACATCGGCATCTGTCGCCCCAAAGACGTGAGGCACGCCCCACGTGTCTCGCAGAATCTTCACGTCATACTTGTTTGGATCGACCGCAAGCTGTTTCGTTTTGCCCCCGCCCGTTGTCGAGCAGCCAAGGAGAAATAACAGGAAAAACCCATAGAATGCCCGAATCGCTGATCTTCGCATACGTCTCTCCTCCGAATGAATGAAAACATAGCTGAAGCGCTTGAGAGATTATATTATGTCAGCCGTATTTACGCCAGTGGCTAATGAAGATTTATTCGAGTATCGCTCCTCGCGCGGCGGAAGAGGCTGCCGCCGAATAGCGCCGCAGGTAGCCTTTCTTGATTCGAGCGGGCGGAGGCACCCATACTTCAAGCCGGGCCCGCAGTTCTGATTCGCTCAGTTCGACGTGAAGCATCCGCTTCTCGATATCGACCTGAATAATATCGCCGTCCCGCACTGCTGCGAGCGGTCCTCCCTCGGCCGCCTCGGGAGAGAGGTAGCCGATACAGGCGCCGCCGGTATATCCTGAGAACCTGCCGTCGGTGATCAAGTACACTTTGCCGAGGAACCCCGCGAATTTCAGCAGCGACCGAAACATCTGCATTTCGCGCATGCCGGGGCCGCCTTTGGGGCCTTCGTACCTGATGATCACAGCGTCGCCCGCCCGGATTTTCTGTTCCATGAGAGCCTGAGTCGCATCCTCTTCGCTATCGAATACCCGCGCCGGTCCGCTGAAGCGCCACTGCGATCGATCCACGGCCACCTGCTTGACAACTGCGCCGCCGGGCGCAAGATTCCCTTTCAGGAGGGCGATGCCGCCGTACGGACGCACGGGCGCATCAAGCGGGCGGATCACCTCTTCATCAAATATCTCGGCAGAAGCAAGATTATCCTTCACACTTTTGCCGGTAACCGTCACGACATCCGTTTCGAGCAAGCCCTGCAGCCGCTTCATCACTCCGGGAATTCCTCCGGCGCGCTCGAGGTCAGACAGGCAGTGGGGCCCGGACGGCTCGATATTGCACAGGTGCGGCGTTTCGCGCGACATGCGGTCAAACATCTCAAGCTCGATTTTGATCCCAAGCTCGTGGGCGATTGCGGGAATATGCAGCACCGTATTCAGTGAGCCTCCGATCGCCATGTTCACCTTCAAGGCGTTGTGGAAAGCGGCTTCGGCCATTATCGTCGAAGGAGTAAGTCCGGCCTCAAGCAGTCGCATCACCTGCACGCCCGCCTCGACCGCAAGGCGCTCCTTTTTGGCCGTGGTCGCATGGGCGGTCCCATCGCCCGGCAGCGACATGCCGAAGGCCTCGGTCAGACACGCCATCGTGTTTGCCGTGCCCATGCCGTAGCAGGCGCCAGCGCACGGGTAGATGCAGG
This window harbors:
- a CDS encoding acylase, which encodes MRRSAIRAFYGFFLLFLLGCSTTGGGKTKQLAVDPNKYDVKILRDTWGVPHVFGATDADVAFGLAYAHAEDDFETMQDVLLATRGELASVYGRRTAPNDYLVRLLRIWDSVNEKYETDLSPETRALCEAYAEGVNYYVSLHPSVVKADMFPVSGKDIVAGFAYKVPLFFGLDRDLAELYGTERKHAISAKIASHARPFSFLPACEFGSNTFAVGPARSTDGKTHLAINSHQPWEGPVTWYEAHVHSNEGWDVAGGIFPGSPIILLGHNHHLGWASTVNWPDLADIYVLDINPKNPYQYLMDGEWKDLEKRIEPIRVKIGPFLINVKQEFLWSEYGPVVRRPHGTYAIRYAGIDDIRQVEQWYRMNKARTFSEWLDAMRMMSIPMFNFGYADREGNIYYLYNALLPLRVEGYDWKQYMPGNTSETLWTEYLPFDRLPQMLNPSSGFFQNCNSTPFQTTIGPENPRLRDYSPVFGLETHMTNRALRALELFGSDDSITEQEFYAYKFDLQYSEKSELAKCLRQILESAPSDDPVINEALQVLRAWDLQTDAENTGAAIGVLSVYPVLRAKHDGKEPPDLMQTFVKAAHELKRTYGRIDVPWSTVNRMRRGELDIGLSGGPDVLHAVNGGSFQDGCMTAVAGDSLVLLVTWDADGKISSRSIHQYGSATLDKDSPHYADQAPLFARCEMKPVWMDEAEIRKHLEREYRPGEETTK
- the ilvD gene encoding dihydroxy-acid dehydratase; protein product: MSQQKNRSQIFAGSDPSARGHRALLYSLGMTKQQIERPLVAVVNTWNELHAGHAHLNRLSAKVKEGVLMAGGMPAEFNTISICDGLTVGHGGMRYVLPSREVIADSIELTVQAHLYDAMVLIGSCDKIIPALLMAAARLDIPAILVAGGPMFPGYWPRFRLRWGEAAMDAIGERYTRGELTDEQLEELTACIYPCAGACYGMGTANTMACLTEAFGMSLPGDGTAHATTAKKERLAVEAGVQVMRLLEAGLTPSTIMAEAAFHNALKVNMAIGGSLNTVLHIPAIAHELGIKIELEMFDRMSRETPHLCNIEPSGPHCLSDLERAGGIPGVMKRLQGLLETDVVTVTGKSVKDNLASAEIFDEEVIRPLDAPVRPYGGIALLKGNLAPGGAVVKQVAVDRSQWRFSGPARVFDSEEDATQALMEQKIRAGDAVIIRYEGPKGGPGMREMQMFRSLLKFAGFLGKVYLITDGRFSGYTGGACIGYLSPEAAEGGPLAAVRDGDIIQVDIEKRMLHVELSESELRARLEVWVPPPARIKKGYLRRYSAAASSAARGAILE
- a CDS encoding MFS transporter — encoded protein: MRPKSASTSSASTGPEKKQQNDRERDESMKAAPASKIYYGYYIVGACFIVLFLLWGMVLNTFPIFFKPIAESMKWSRGDLALALLMGAIGTTLSAPVAGKMIDRFGARPIMAFGAAVIGVGLLAGSRIQHLWQLYIIFALIGGGLMCATIIPCSFIISNWFVSRRGTAMGFAFVGTSVGGMLMSWVANWIILNYGWRTAFVWSGATILLIVIPVVLFLIRTRPSEVGLEPYRDPSADPTGNDENWGVGVKEAFSLKIFWQIAAIMLLIGLVTGGLGNHSVAYLTDQGYSPSSAALSWSIVMGVMILGKLAFGPIADRWGAKYAMAIACFLLSISIVLLAFAQFYAVVIAFAVLYGFACGAPLVINPMLTAEGLGMKNFGAIFGVLNIMANLGGAAGPVGAGYFFDVFETYRPVFYFFTLLMVGAAFLALSITRARQPLSGIERIQPAKAAE